TGTAGGTGCATTTAATGTAAACAATATGGAAATAGTTCAAGCTATAATAGAGGCTGCTGAGGAGACTAAGTCACCTGTAATTTTACAAGCATCTCAAGGTGGACTTAAATATGCAGGAGTAGAATACATTGCTGAAATGGCAAAGGTAGCTGCACGTAATGCTTCAGTACCAGTAGCTGTACATTTAGACCATGGAACAGATTTTACACAAATTATGCAATGTATAAGAAATGGATTTACTTCAGTAATGATAGATGCTTCTAAAAAGCCTTTAGAAGAAAACATCGCTACTACAAAGAAAATAGTAGATATTGCTCATGCAGTAGGAGTTTCAGTTGAGGCTGAGCTTGGTAAAATAGGTGGTACAGAAGATGATATAACTGTAGATGAGAAAGATGCTACATTCACAGACCCAGATGAAGCAGAAAAGTTTGTAAAAGAAACTGGAGTTGATTACTTAGCTATAGCTGTTGGAACAGCTCATGGACCATACAAAGGAGAACCAAAATTAGATTTCGACAGAATCAAAACAATAAAAGAAAGATTAAATATGCCATCAGTTCTTCATGGTTCATCAGGAGTACCAGAAGAAAGTATCAAAAAAGCAGTTAGCCAAGGAATCAACAAAATAAATATAGATACTGATATTAGAATGGCATTTAACAAAGCAGTAAGAGAATTTGTAGCTGAAAATCCAGATGTTTATGACCCAAGAAAAATATTAGGACCAGCAAGAGAAGAAATGAAGAAAGTTATAGCTGAAAAAATGAAGATGTTCGGAGCAGCAGGTAAGGCTTGGAAATAATTGGTTTTTAGCTCTGAGTTTTAACCTCCTTTGTAATAGCATCAGATAGAGCTAGGAGCTATAAAATAGGAGGGAATTTATGAAATTATTTATTGATACTGCCAACATTGACGAGATTAAAGAAGTCAATGCTTGGGGTGTACTTTCAGGAGTTACAACTAATCCTTCACTTATAGCTAAGGAAGGACGAGATTTTAAAGAAGTTGTAACAGAGATTACAGGTATTGTGGATGGGCCAATAAGTGCTGAGGTTATTAGCTTAGAAGCCGATGGAATGGTTAAAGAAGCTGAAGAATTAGCGAAGATTCATAAAAATATTGTTATAAAAATACCTATGACAGAAGAAGGCTTAAAAGCAGTAAGCATATTAAGTAAAAATGGTATTAAAACAAATGTAACTTTAGTTTTTTCACCAAATCAGGCATTGTTGGCTGCGAAGGCTGGAGCTACATACGTAAGTCCTTTTATAGGAAGAATGGACGACATTGGAAACGAGGGTATGAATATAATAAGGGATATAGTAGAGATATTCGATATCCATGGAATCCAAACAGAAATAATTGCTGCTAGTATTAGGCACTCTATGCATGTAATTGAAGCAGCGAGAATGGGAGCCCATATAGCAACAATACCATACAAAGTGTTTAAGAAGATGGTAACACATCCAATGACAGATAAAGGTATAGAGAGATTTTTGAAGGATTGGGAAGGTGTAAGTAAATAGTACTTAAAATAAAAAATAAGTTGAGGCATAGTTAAGCCTCAACTTATTTTTTATGCCTAATAATTTTACATTTTTAATTTTTATAATATTCTCCTAAGAGCTAAGAGCTAGGAACTAAGAACTAAATAAAAAGCTACTAACTACTAACAACGAACTACTAACTAACAAAACGACTTTAGTCGATTTTGTTTTCTGTATGTGCTATACTATTTATAGTTAATATACAAATAAGATATAATATATAAGAATATAAACAAAACTAAGGAGGAAAAAATATATGGTTATGGACAGAAATTTAGCTCTATCCCTTGTTAGGGTTACTGAAACAGCTGCTTTAGCCTCTGCTAAATATATGGGTAGAGGA
This genomic window from Caldisalinibacter kiritimatiensis contains:
- a CDS encoding class II fructose-1,6-bisphosphate aldolase, producing MLVTGKQILDHAHENGYAVGAFNVNNMEIVQAIIEAAEETKSPVILQASQGGLKYAGVEYIAEMAKVAARNASVPVAVHLDHGTDFTQIMQCIRNGFTSVMIDASKKPLEENIATTKKIVDIAHAVGVSVEAELGKIGGTEDDITVDEKDATFTDPDEAEKFVKETGVDYLAIAVGTAHGPYKGEPKLDFDRIKTIKERLNMPSVLHGSSGVPEESIKKAVSQGINKINIDTDIRMAFNKAVREFVAENPDVYDPRKILGPAREEMKKVIAEKMKMFGAAGKAWK
- the fsa gene encoding fructose-6-phosphate aldolase — encoded protein: MKLFIDTANIDEIKEVNAWGVLSGVTTNPSLIAKEGRDFKEVVTEITGIVDGPISAEVISLEADGMVKEAEELAKIHKNIVIKIPMTEEGLKAVSILSKNGIKTNVTLVFSPNQALLAAKAGATYVSPFIGRMDDIGNEGMNIIRDIVEIFDIHGIQTEIIAASIRHSMHVIEAARMGAHIATIPYKVFKKMVTHPMTDKGIERFLKDWEGVSK